The following are encoded together in the Capsulimonas corticalis genome:
- a CDS encoding Eco57I restriction-modification methylase domain-containing protein, whose translation MSESATPIADSITSSISSGSIYLATAREIEEYPELLPYAHYLRQAWTELDLTGILCVDGRPKVYVCEKVQFTSKQIAELQRFVWNQGIVPLLIVGAANRVEVHSTIKIPVKDQHFGNLFSETASTAIPYLDNIADALQMARFVRSVETGQFFHDYANFFPPDETVDRCLLRNLVSTARRLKATGWTLSQAHALLGRVLFVSFLHARNFITSDFFPVGTASLLDILSQPTSDDTKRLLYGNFFARLKQEFNGTMFDSALDEEEGRIRKENFDAVAHFLGHHDAESGQLEIGFWAYDFRYIPVEIISAIYDEFMKEADMSRKRAEGAYYTPRLLAETTLHIALEGRYNDAFGWRILDPACGSGIFLVAMFNLLAEQWRRANINSSLEAKAQALLGILQNQIRGIDVNPEACRITAFSLYLALFEKLHPTDVENFKRNISSGPFLPALHWSQSNQIEYPVVIEGDFIKDDLPIKCDFDLIIGNPPWESRGREQIALTFTTQSTKFMNETGVGCFLLPTPILVSRTGTLDANWFRTVSVEKIVQLADFRRFLFEATHSCFILRFSAIQPKLEQIIAYETPKINRFDRRQGIIIVEPDDQKAITLRQVLEAARNNRLQSLWSRKFWGTPRDEGFLRRLDLYPQLSDVVSERSWSDGGVGFMPFYPGISKGRPVPLEPWKLTDKYLENDNQFPQLLVEGNDLISLEEGLRNSIYKRNGKHIPASLSDLRRRSADYMFEPPMVIFSQGFTKFAFSAHRTLFQNSLRSINGPKEDADLLCFLTAVLSSRLIQYYAFHSSSSNSIGRAQVHVYEILAIPFPLPHHDLAPDNAKTIIEDVVSIFKRLGENGLRGTERNNAVRVARKDINILVGKYYSISDAEEMLIDDTLELSRPSIHQSNLDADIPTLAMPSSKDRKVYADTLCLALNRMSRKQGIQASARGMVSERLNLMMVTLVFGNGHSPYQEISGDEALWDNLSRIDKTARRRNGSFSYLRGFSYFEADRLHTLKPATMRNWSRTAALNDADAIFEQLIGKSA comes from the coding sequence ATGTCTGAATCAGCCACTCCGATAGCTGACTCTATTACAAGCTCTATATCTAGTGGATCAATTTACCTTGCGACCGCTAGAGAAATTGAGGAATATCCTGAGCTGCTACCATATGCGCATTATCTTCGGCAAGCATGGACAGAACTTGACCTAACTGGGATTCTTTGCGTCGATGGTCGGCCTAAGGTATACGTGTGCGAGAAGGTGCAATTCACTTCCAAACAAATCGCTGAATTACAGCGATTTGTTTGGAACCAAGGTATTGTTCCGTTACTCATAGTGGGCGCTGCAAATCGTGTCGAGGTCCACAGCACAATTAAAATACCGGTAAAGGATCAGCACTTCGGTAATCTTTTCAGCGAAACTGCATCGACTGCGATACCATATTTAGACAACATTGCAGACGCGCTACAAATGGCCCGTTTTGTGCGGTCTGTCGAAACTGGTCAGTTCTTCCATGACTATGCTAATTTCTTTCCCCCTGATGAAACCGTAGACCGATGCCTGCTAAGAAATCTTGTGTCAACAGCCCGTAGACTAAAAGCGACTGGCTGGACATTGTCCCAGGCTCATGCGTTGCTGGGTCGTGTCTTGTTTGTTTCATTCCTTCATGCGCGCAATTTTATTACGAGTGATTTCTTTCCTGTAGGCACGGCAAGTTTACTAGATATCCTTAGTCAGCCAACTTCAGACGACACCAAACGTCTTCTCTACGGCAATTTTTTCGCTCGGCTGAAACAAGAGTTTAATGGGACAATGTTCGACTCTGCCCTTGACGAAGAGGAAGGTCGAATACGAAAAGAGAATTTTGATGCGGTAGCTCACTTTTTAGGGCACCACGATGCAGAATCTGGTCAGCTTGAAATTGGATTTTGGGCTTATGATTTTCGGTACATCCCAGTCGAAATCATAAGCGCCATATATGATGAATTCATGAAAGAGGCAGACATGTCGCGTAAGCGGGCAGAGGGTGCGTATTATACGCCAAGGTTGCTTGCTGAAACCACCCTGCATATCGCACTTGAAGGACGATACAATGACGCGTTTGGCTGGCGTATTCTTGATCCCGCTTGCGGTTCTGGTATTTTCCTGGTAGCCATGTTTAATTTGCTCGCGGAACAATGGCGGAGAGCCAACATCAATTCCTCACTTGAGGCTAAGGCACAAGCCCTTCTCGGCATTTTACAAAATCAGATACGCGGCATTGATGTAAATCCTGAAGCATGTCGAATTACAGCGTTCAGCTTATATCTTGCACTGTTTGAAAAACTACACCCAACCGACGTAGAAAATTTCAAAAGGAATATAAGCAGCGGCCCATTCTTGCCAGCGCTTCACTGGAGTCAGTCCAATCAGATCGAATACCCCGTCGTTATTGAAGGTGACTTCATTAAAGACGACTTACCTATCAAATGCGATTTTGATCTTATAATTGGCAATCCTCCATGGGAAAGCCGTGGGCGAGAACAAATTGCCTTAACCTTCACCACTCAGAGCACTAAGTTCATGAATGAAACCGGCGTCGGTTGTTTTTTACTTCCAACGCCGATTCTCGTCAGCCGCACAGGTACTCTTGACGCGAATTGGTTTCGTACTGTTTCGGTTGAAAAGATCGTACAGCTTGCGGATTTTCGACGATTTTTATTCGAAGCAACCCATTCATGCTTTATTCTTCGATTCTCAGCGATTCAACCGAAATTAGAGCAGATAATAGCCTATGAAACTCCTAAGATAAATCGATTCGATCGACGGCAAGGCATAATAATTGTTGAACCCGACGACCAAAAAGCGATTACGTTGAGACAGGTGCTCGAAGCGGCGCGAAACAATCGCTTACAGTCACTCTGGAGCCGGAAGTTTTGGGGAACGCCACGCGACGAAGGATTCCTTCGTAGATTGGACTTGTATCCACAACTGTCCGATGTAGTCTCTGAACGAAGTTGGAGTGACGGTGGAGTTGGGTTTATGCCATTTTACCCAGGTATATCTAAAGGCCGTCCCGTTCCTCTGGAGCCGTGGAAACTAACGGATAAATACCTAGAGAATGACAATCAGTTTCCACAATTACTTGTTGAAGGGAATGACCTAATCTCCCTGGAAGAAGGACTCCGAAATTCAATCTATAAACGAAATGGAAAACACATTCCAGCATCGCTAAGCGACTTGCGGCGACGATCAGCTGACTATATGTTCGAGCCTCCAATGGTCATCTTCAGCCAAGGATTCACTAAGTTCGCGTTCTCTGCCCATCGAACATTGTTTCAGAATTCGCTTCGTTCCATTAATGGTCCCAAAGAAGATGCCGATCTGTTATGTTTCTTGACCGCAGTTCTAAGCTCTCGCCTAATCCAATATTATGCATTCCACTCCAGTTCGAGCAATAGTATAGGAAGAGCCCAGGTCCATGTTTACGAAATCCTGGCCATCCCATTTCCGCTACCGCATCATGATCTCGCGCCGGACAATGCGAAGACTATCATTGAGGATGTGGTTAGCATCTTCAAGCGGCTTGGAGAAAACGGACTACGTGGCACCGAGCGCAACAATGCTGTTCGAGTGGCTCGGAAGGATATTAACATTCTTGTTGGGAAATACTATTCGATTTCGGATGCGGAAGAGATGCTTATTGATGATACACTGGAGCTAAGCAGGCCAAGCATTCATCAGTCAAATCTAGATGCAGATATTCCGACCCTAGCAATGCCAAGCAGCAAGGATCGCAAAGTATATGCCGATACCCTTTGTCTCGCGCTGAATCGTATGTCTCGAAAGCAAGGCATTCAGGCTAGCGCACGCGGGATGGTTTCAGAAAGACTAAACTTGATGATGGTTACATTGGTGTTCGGAAATGGGCATAGTCCGTACCAGGAAATAAGCGGAGACGAGGCGCTGTGGGATAATTTGTCACGCATTGACAAGACGGCGCGCCGTAGGAACGGCTCCTTTAGTTACCTAAGGGGTTTCAGTTATTTTGAAGCCGATCGGTTGCATACGCTTAAGCCAGCAACTATGCGGAATTGGTCTAGGACAGCGGCGTTGAATGACGCCGACGCCATTTTTGAACAACTAATTGGGAAGAGTGCATGA
- a CDS encoding Fic family protein has protein sequence MKWNWQLPDWPNFTWDAARLRTAEQAFLLGSGMLSGTIKHLSADDQELLAVEAMSTEALTTSEIEGEILDRASVQSSIRRHLGLATDNRRIGPKEHGIAEVMVDLYQTAKMPLSDGMLFKWHRLVMSGIYFVRNPGAYRVDTEAMQIVFGNLGDPRVLFEAPPSVQVPAEMSRFIDWFNSTAPDGAEPLPALTRAGIAHLYFESIHPFEDGNGRIGRAIAEKALAQGLGQPALTALAATILSQRKKYYTALEVASTHNEITDWLLWFAGMAIEAQRRTLAQVEFLIDKAKLFDRLRGQLNSRQEKALLRMFQEGPGGFAGGMSAGKYAAITGASPATTTRDLVDLVSKGALRRDGEHKHARYQLTIPLRSAKTITINSQGELIEQE, from the coding sequence ATGAAATGGAATTGGCAACTGCCAGACTGGCCGAATTTTACCTGGGACGCCGCACGTCTGCGCACGGCAGAACAAGCTTTTCTGCTTGGCAGTGGCATGTTAAGCGGCACGATCAAGCATCTAAGTGCTGATGATCAAGAACTTCTGGCAGTCGAGGCGATGAGCACTGAAGCCCTAACAACCTCAGAAATCGAAGGGGAAATCCTTGACCGCGCCAGTGTTCAGTCCTCCATCCGAAGGCATCTTGGGCTTGCAACCGACAATCGGCGCATAGGCCCAAAGGAGCACGGGATCGCCGAAGTGATGGTGGATCTTTATCAGACCGCCAAAATGCCCTTATCCGATGGTATGCTGTTCAAGTGGCATCGCCTGGTTATGAGCGGTATCTACTTTGTGAGAAATCCCGGCGCTTATCGCGTAGATACCGAAGCGATGCAAATCGTGTTCGGCAATCTTGGCGATCCGCGCGTGCTTTTTGAAGCGCCGCCGTCTGTTCAGGTTCCCGCAGAAATGTCCCGCTTCATTGACTGGTTCAACAGCACTGCCCCAGACGGAGCAGAGCCTTTACCCGCTTTGACGCGGGCGGGCATTGCGCATCTTTACTTTGAAAGCATTCACCCGTTCGAGGATGGCAATGGGCGTATTGGTCGGGCCATCGCTGAGAAAGCCTTGGCGCAAGGATTAGGACAGCCTGCGCTTACAGCGCTTGCCGCCACAATCCTTAGTCAGCGCAAGAAATATTATACCGCCTTGGAAGTCGCCAGCACCCACAACGAAATCACCGACTGGCTGCTATGGTTCGCCGGTATGGCTATTGAGGCGCAGCGGCGCACACTTGCGCAAGTCGAATTTCTGATCGACAAGGCCAAATTATTTGACCGTCTTCGTGGTCAGCTCAACTCACGCCAAGAAAAGGCGCTGCTACGCATGTTTCAAGAAGGCCCCGGCGGTTTTGCAGGCGGTATGAGCGCGGGAAAATATGCTGCGATCACCGGGGCATCACCCGCGACGACAACCCGCGATCTCGTTGACTTGGTAAGCAAAGGTGCGTTGCGCCGCGATGGCGAACATAAGCATGCCCGGTATCAGCTTACGATTCCGCTGCGGTCAGCAAAGACAATCACAATTAATTCTCAGGGGGAATTGATAGAACAGGAATAG
- a CDS encoding pesticin C-terminus-like muramidase: protein MKQNFRTILALSAVPCTLTMILPTIAKADIKASASNSVNSETFYQLVHDLETALKRAATHTVSDPGPSDSYKVTVCPQGGLNITDFANGQKAYLKFTHILKNNTKISTFTNDAFAGIPRTFAVVIQMPGPFKATRLLPTPHEIDVPSGRTGFMFANQTDAQTTLNLLNAIQQCSVANIDWSFINKPGMEGLSPATGNVPNDDSGVTFAHGVDIGTHSDVEIKSWPMSDELKAKILPYTNRKGQAARDYLRIHPGTLMYPVDAIELDKAAHQVYEKKLISLYDRDTSGASFVELPREAQTVIMSTYYNLGTQIASYSYWKTYLTQQDWSGAVHELNNWFHDPKKAVGNPRDVARHKEEARFLSGLGKTDIVP from the coding sequence AAGCTTCAGCGTCAAATAGTGTAAACTCTGAAACATTTTATCAGCTTGTTCATGATCTTGAGACTGCGCTGAAACGCGCGGCAACTCACACAGTTTCTGATCCTGGTCCATCAGACTCATATAAAGTGACAGTGTGCCCGCAGGGCGGTCTAAATATCACAGATTTTGCAAATGGGCAGAAAGCTTATCTGAAGTTCACGCACATCCTTAAGAATAACACCAAGATCAGCACATTCACAAATGATGCGTTTGCTGGTATTCCCAGAACCTTCGCTGTTGTTATTCAAATGCCTGGACCGTTTAAGGCAACTCGGTTATTGCCAACGCCCCATGAGATCGACGTTCCTTCGGGCCGCACGGGTTTTATGTTTGCAAACCAGACGGACGCTCAAACGACATTAAATTTATTGAACGCCATTCAGCAATGTAGTGTGGCAAACATCGATTGGAGTTTCATTAACAAACCCGGAATGGAGGGACTCTCTCCAGCAACCGGAAATGTGCCCAATGATGACAGTGGTGTAACCTTTGCCCATGGAGTTGATATTGGTACCCATTCAGATGTGGAAATTAAATCATGGCCTATGTCAGATGAGTTAAAGGCAAAAATATTGCCCTATACAAACCGTAAAGGACAAGCAGCACGTGATTATTTAAGGATTCATCCTGGAACACTTATGTATCCTGTAGATGCAATTGAATTGGATAAGGCAGCGCATCAAGTATATGAGAAAAAGCTTATTAGCTTGTACGATCGTGATACCTCCGGTGCAAGTTTTGTTGAGCTTCCCAGAGAGGCGCAAACGGTTATTATGTCCACATATTATAATTTAGGAACGCAAATCGCCAGTTATAGCTATTGGAAGACCTACTTGACTCAACAGGATTGGTCCGGTGCAGTCCATGAACTCAATAATTGGTTCCATGACCCTAAAAAAGCAGTAGGGAATCCTAGAGATGTTGCACGCCATAAGGAAGAAGCCCGCTTTTTATCAGGGCTTGGGAAGACAGATATTGTTCCATAG